In Flammeovirgaceae bacterium, the sequence TTTCAAAATAGATAAGGCTGGAATCATTCACGTCAGCATCGGGAAAGCTTCCTTCCCGGCTGAAAAAATCAGGGATAACGCCCTGGAAATGATCCAGACGATTGCCAAACTGAAACCCGCATCCGCGAAAGGTGCCTACTTCAAAAGTATCAGCATCTCGTCAACGATGAGTCCGGGTATTCGGATTGACACGAGTACAATTGCTGGTATTTAAGAAAACTGTAACATGACCAGAGAAGAAAAAGCACAGATCATTGAGGAGCTTGAAAAGAAGTTTGCGGCCCACTCACACTTCTACCTTACCGATGCAGGCGGGTTAACCGTTGAGCAGGTAAACTTATTCCGTAGAATGTGTTTCAAGAGCGGCATTGAATATGGCGTGTATAAAAACACGCTTATTCGCAAGGCACTCGAAAGACGCGAAGGAGTGGATTACTCTCCGCTTTTTAAAGTGCTCCATGGTTTTTCGGGGGTCATCTTCTCCAAAGAAGCTGGCAACACCCCGGCAAAAGTCATTAAGGAGTTCAGAAAAAAGCTGGAAGGCAAACCGGTTTTAAAAGCGGCCTCCATCGACTCCGATTTTTTCATCGGGGATGAAAACCTGAATACGCTGGCTGAGCTCAAGAGTAA encodes:
- a CDS encoding 50S ribosomal protein L10, which gives rise to MTREEKAQIIEELEKKFAAHSHFYLTDAGGLTVEQVNLFRRMCFKSGIEYGVYKNTLIRKALERREGVDYSPLFKVLHGFSGVIFSKEAGNTPAKVIKEFRKKLEGKPVLKAASIDSDFFIGDENLNTLAELKSKNELIGEIISLLQSPAKNVISALLSGEHKVAGLVKALETRGK